The nucleotide window AGGATTCCTGTAAGGATGGCAGCTTTCCTTAGCTCCAGGTGACAGAtttggcagctccagcacagcttccctgggaaagggagaaggagacAAAGGCACTTGTGCCAAGCTTGCAGGATGCAGCCCCTCAGTGGAGCTGGGTATGaacctgctgtgctgggacttTGGGAGGCACCACTTTCCTCCCCAAGaacttccattttcatttccatgttACCTAAAAAGCACTAAGGAAGTGCTGTCACTTCCCAAACCTCATCCAGCAGCCATGGGACACTGGAATGAGGCTGTGGTCCCCTGACAAACCCCATCCCTAACTCCAGCCTCCTGTtccccactgcagctggagctcctggaaggcaggagagctgagGTGTTAAATGAGAAGGCATTTTGCATTCAGTGCTGTTGGAGGAgatttaaagagaagaaaacagccAAGGAGAGACGCTCTGCAACTCTCATCCAAGCAGGTGACTTGCTGAGGGTGGGGCTGAAATAACAAGGGACATTTCCAGTCACACTGGGGGATTCCAGTGGCACAGGTGGGTGAGTGCCAtctctcccaggagctgctgaggttCTCAGCACTCAGCTGTGTCTCCATTCAATCCCCAGCTGTTCGTTCCTGGCTGGCCAAGAATCGCTTCCAGAGGACCCGcagggctgctggtgccatCCAGCGTGGCTGGAGGAGGTGGAAAGTGAGTATGGGACAGGACAGCACTGGGAAGGAGCCACTGAGGCTTCTTAGTGTCTGAGAGAGCAGGAACTCTGAGAACCTCAAACCCAGTGCTCCAAAAActcttctccagctgaagaGCAGATGCCAGTCTTGTACAGCAGAAATAAGCTCATTCCTTACCTGCATGGACACTGGGGTGTGCTGTCCTTCCAGACTCACTCTTTTTTAGCCTCTCAGTTTTGCAGTCCTAAACTGTGTCCAGGACATTTGAGAATATTCTTGTTCTGTGTCTTTTTTAGGCAAAAGCAGCCACgttggcagcagcagagctggacgagggggaaggaaaggagctcccagcccctggagctgccttGGCCAACCCTCCCTGTTCTCTGGACACCACGTGGCCCCTGCAGGCAGTTGTGCAGTCCTGgcccctggggctggtgctggctgctgcccctgccagaGCCACGGGGCCCCGGCGGgcgctggagctgctgagctgcctcagggggctgcaggagggctccagggaggagctgggctgtggcatCGCCTCCATCAGAGCCCTCCCACAGGTAcccacccctccctcctgcctgcacctCCTGGAACGCTCTGGGATGGCATTTCCCACCAGCTGCCACTGGCTTCCCTCAGAAACTGCAGTTACAAATCACCTTTGGGACTGGGGGGaaacatttttgtgtttgcatCAAATCCTGTGTGCAAACTGTGCCAGGttcagtgctgagctctgcaccctccagaggctgagctggtttcagttccattcccagcactgccatttTCTGTAGTGACCATTTCTCTTAAATCCATTTGTACCCTGGAGGAGTTCTCTGTCCTCATGCAGTGGTTCATATACTCAGGAACTAACAGTGAGTAACAAAATCAGCTGCACATCTGGCTGAAAACTCTCCCCCTCCTGTCCTTGCAGGGCTCTGTCAAGTTCCACTGCAGGAGGTCCCCCCTGCAGTTTGCCAACATCAGCCCCCACAGGGAGGCGTTTTCCATCACGGGATTCAACCAGATCCTGCTGGACAGAGAGGAGCTCCTGCCCACATAGCTCTGCCCTGGCCTTGGCCTCCAGGGAGGGCTCTCTGcaagctgctgcttcccaatCAATCACTCACCGTCCACTTCTGCTGCTACCTCAGAGCTTCCACAGCGCTGCCTTGTCTGTACAAAGGGATGGAACTCGACACACAGCATGATACACATTGTAACAGACATTAAATTAACCCAGAGTGTGGGGGCAGCTCCTCCCCCACACCGCACACATTACAGGAAATAGCAACACTATGGGAACAAATCGATTCAAACAGATCAGGTGCTTGAAGCAATGAATACTTGAACTGAAcgctgctggcactgcctgcacgAGCCAGAGGCTGCTGATGAGAGAgcaaataatgcaaatattCCTGATTGCTGCTGGGTTCTCAGAGGTGCAACTGTCCTGACTGACCACGAGCGTCCCCAGGGGAGTGAGGAGCACCCAGCTGCTGCACCAAGGGCAGATGTCTCAGGGAAAAGCAAGGCTGGGCTCTTGCTTTTTATCTACAGAACCAAAATTTGTGAGCCCTCACAGCTGCCAggtgcctgcagagctccccaAACAGCACCACCCTGCCCAGGGGCTCACCAGGGTGCCTTGTACCCTCCCTTTGTTGCTCATGGATCTTGAAAatgttcagctgctctgtgtatgtcatttaaaataaactgctcAATGCTCTCTCAAGGTGTCTGACTCTTCCCAACAACCTTTAGtgaacaaaaacatttcagagcaCTCGtggattaaaataaatgtaaatatatttaataatgtCACCgtgaagcagcatttctgtgccaACAGAAAGAATTCCACAGAGTAGCAGTTCAGCCCTCAGGATCTAAAAATGTGTCCCAACACAACCCTGCCCCTGTTTGCCAGCTCTGAACTGAAATCAGAGCACTGACATCCACAGGCAAAGTGGCCAAGAcacagtgcagcagctctggctgctgccaaacctcaaaaaacaaaagtcttaaggataaaaataaaaccattcccacagcagctcactCGGGGAGAACGTTCTCCTTCTCAGGAGGCTCCACAATGCTGAGGCAGCAATCTGCAAACTCCACGAACAGGGGCTCCTGCATGAACCTCCTCATGAGGGAGCTTTTGTCCTGAGCCTGGTCGAtggtgagcagcagctgctgcaggtgggggTTCAGCAGCAAatccctcagctcctctgatTCTCCTGCAACGAGGGGAAGATCAGAGTTGAGACGTGCTGCGGCCCCTTACCTTGCAACCAAACCTCCAAAGGGCCACATGGAACCGGATTCCTGCTCGCTGCAATTGCCCCAGTTACCCAGCAGCTGGAGTTTCTCGGGCGGGACTCGGTCTTGCTCGTCCTCCTCGCCCAGGATGTCCCGCAGGGATGTCCCGGGGCCGTGCGCGGGGTCAGGGCGGGGAACCTGCCCGGCCGCCTCCCGCTGCGGCTGCTGCCGGGGCTCGGGAGCGCAGCGCTCTGCGGAGAGACCCGCGTTAGACCCCGTTAGACTCTGTCAGACCCGCGTTAAATCCGCGCTAGACCCGCGTTACACTCACCGCGGTGGGTCCGGCAGCACGGCAcggagcagctgtggggacaaTGGCGTGAGCGAGGGGCCGCGCACCGCccgcctcccctccttccctcagcGCTCGCCCTGCCCCCCGCCCCTCTCCCCGTTCCCCGTTCCCCGTTCCCCGCTCACTAGGCGCTCCCGCAGCGCGGACAGCGGTACCgggccgcgccccccgccccgcacACCGCGCACGGCCCCGGCGCCCTCATGGCCGCCACTTCCGCTTCCGCCGCCACTTCCGCTTCACTTCCGCTTCCGCCCCGCCGGCCAGGGCTGCTAATCCACGGCCGAGCTCCGGCAGCAAGGCCGCTCAATCCACCGCCGAGCCGGGGCATTTTCTACAGCCATTTCCAGATTGTTCCATAAACAGATAAACACAGAGATGTGTGGATACAGATACATAGAGACATATAtggatatagatatatagagagagagCTCTGTAtgtggggaaaggagggagtgAAGAGACAggtatatatctatatagatatatattgagatatatatatagataggGATAGAGGTATCGATATGggcatatataaaatatataaatagatgTAGGTATGGAGATAGAGACAGAGATATGTGTAgtgataagaaaaaaacaacaaatcaaaCTGGGAAGAAGTCCCTGTAAACTCCAGCTGATGGGTTGTGTGTGATGGATGTGAGAACATCATCACTCTGtggattttcatggaattttaTTGCTGTGCGTTGATGAAAtaccacagagcagcagctgagcagtgcaggacCAGAAACAGGAGCTGATGTCACAAAATTACCCAATCCAGGCTTCTAAAGAAGTTTAAACACTGAGATTCTTCTAGGAAATATCCCAGGGTAACTAGGAATAAGCATCCATCTCCTCTGGGATCTGACAGAATAATTTCtactaaataaatattcagtaactattttttttttttctttagagagGGAGGAGTTGAgacctttttcttttacaaaacaTCTGGTcttgacatttttatttctttctgtccaGGCAACTTCTGAAGAGCCCAGCCAAGGTTTCCACCTGGAACTGTACAAACTTCACAAGGCAGGGACTTGAGTGTGCccttaaaagcagaaatatgaaAGCACAGCCAAAATATCTCACAACAACACCTCACCCAGCAATTAAAACCAGCAGGGAAACAGTGCTGAGAGCCCCTGTTAATAAAGATTCACCCAGCAGTCAAAAGTCACAATTTGGCTGACTGAACAAGAAAGTCAAATGTTGTTATCCCCCAAAATTGCTGGGAactttccagctgttccagcctctccagaggcacagcccagagcagagggacgTGAGGCACAAAGCAAACACCATTAATGGGGTTGTTTTTAACTGCAGGGAACAGCTCCTCTGTTCCcatggagcagccaggcagagcagggacagggacatggggacagggacagggatgggacagggacagggatgggacagggacagggatgggacaaggacagggacagggatgggacagggacatggggacagggacaggactcTGCTGAGAGGCTCCCCCAgcctccatccccaccctggGCTATTTCTGCACCCCAGAGAGGGAACCACGGAGCTGCCAAGGCTGGGAAAAACCTCTGAGATCCCCAACCCCAACCACATTTACCACAGAACACCATCGAGGGCCACATCCCAtcttttccctcccctcagTGTGTGTCTGGGTCACATCCCCACCTTTTCCTACCCCTCAGTGTGTGTCTGGGTCACATCCCCaccttttccctcccctcagTGTGTGTCTGGGTCACATCCCCAGCTTTCCCTCCCCTCAGTGTGTGTCTGGCCCACAtccccagcttttcctgccccTCAGTGTGTGTCTGGCCCACATCCACCTTTTCCCACCCCTCAGTGTGTGTCTGGCCCACATCCCCATCTTTTCCTGCCCCTCAGTGTGTGTCTGGCCCACATCCCCATCTTTTCCCACCCCTCAGTGTGTGTCTGGCCCACATCCACCTTTTCCCGCCCCTCAGTGTGTGTCTGGCCCACAtccccagcttttcctgccccTCAGTGTGTGTCTGGCCCACATCCCCACCTTTTCCCACCCCTCAGTGTGTGTCTGGCCCACATCCACCTTTTCCCGCCCCTCAGTGTGTGTCTGGCCCACATCCCCACCTTTTCCCACCCCTCAGTGTGTGTCTGGCCCACATCCACCTTTTCCCACCCCTCAGTGTGTGTCTGGCCCACAtccccagcttttcctgccccTCAGTGTGTGTCTGGCCCACATCCCCAGCTTTTCCTCCCCTCAGTGTGTGTCTGGCCCACATCCCCAGCTTTCCCACCCCTCAGTGTGTGTCTGGcccacatccccagctctcccagcccctcagtgtgTGTCTGGGTCACATTTACACATTTTCCCACCCCTCAGTGTGTGTCTGGCCCACACCCCAGCTCTCCCGCCCCTCAGGCCCGCGGCCTGGCGCTCCCCTCAGGCGTGGTCGATGGCGCGCACGCGCGAGGCCGAGGGGCAGCGCAGCGCCTTCAGCCTGGCGCCCAGCGCCCCGAACCTGAGCGTGTAGAGCACGGGGTTGCCCAGGCAGGCGCTGGTGATCAGCATGGCCGTGCAGTTCCTGAAGATGTAGGCGCCGGGGTAGAGGTCGGTGTGGCAGCGCCGGTTGGCGGCGTCGAAGATGACGCCGGCCAGGAAGGGCGCGTAGGAcaccagggccagcagccagaTGGAGATGCTGGTCCTGGCCACCTGCGTCTCTGCCGACTTGTAGGTGCTGCTGGCTTGGCCGCACGCCTGCATCCTCAGCTTCCTCTTCCTCAGGATGAGGATGATCCGCAGGTAGGTGAAGAGAGGCACGAGGAAAGCCACCACCACGTTGGGCATGGTGATGAAGACGAGGTAGTTGACGCAGAAGGGGCTGTAGAGCACCGAGACgctcctctctgcccccagGCAGTTCCAGCCCATCAggggcaggcagcccagcaggaaagccagcagccagctgatGAAGACCACGGCGATGGAGTGGTGCCTGGCCACCCTGAACCTCGTCCTCATGCTCCTGGCCACGGCCAGGTAGCGCTCGATGCCGATGCTCACCTGGTTGTAGATGGTGGACAGGATGGAGGTGGTGTACAGGGAGTAGGGAGCCAGCATGTCCTGCGAGCCAAAGATGGTGACGTCGGGGTTGGTGATGAACAGCATGGAAATCCAGAAGCCAGAGAAGCTGGTGAAGAGGTCAGACACAGCCAGGTTGCAGAAGAGGATGGAGATGGGCTTGTGCAGGTCCCTGGCGGCCAGGCGGGTGACGATGACCAGCCCGTTGAAGATGACGGAGGTGACGTTGATGGTCAGCTGGGGGATCCCCAGGGCCAGCACCAGGTAGTGACTCCAGATCCTGGTGTAGTTGGCAGAGCAGTTTGAGAATCCATTCATGGTGGGGAGCTCTCctggcagcccctctgctcatcccatgctccccagagctcccacCTGGCCGCTCCTGCGGCAGCTCCTGCCGCCCCGTGCCAGGATTAAACTTTAACCAGTGCCTCTCAGTGTTTGGGCTGccagctgggggctgtgctgatCTCCTCACAGTTGCTAGGATAGCCCAAACTGCAGAACACATTTCCCACATGGATGAGCCTCTGGAAAAAACCTTTGACAAGAAAACAAAGCCCAGGGCTTGGGGAGATGGGTGGGCACACCTGCAGTTCAAAGTTCTTCATTCTAAAATGGAGTGACATTAATTCAGCTTTAACTCACAAATTAATTAGATCATAAAGGATCAGAGAGCCAGGAAAGGGAGAGCAgagttttgtgggtttggagGGGAAGTGtgtggctgaaataaaacatcagTGCTGTGTCACCAGCCTGGACCCCTACAGCCCAGAAAAATCCCTTCTCCCCCTCAATCCTTTCATGGCAACACAGCTAAAACCCAACCAACATCACCACCCATGCCTCTGCTACAGgatattttgtgtttatttcatgTGGCTTGTTCATTAATAAACCAGTATCACCACAATTATagctttcctttctccatctTTGTAAATGCAAATGGTTTTTGAGAACTTAGATTGAAAATGCCTGAGActtggaggaaaataaaagctctgGGGACACACATTCCATGCTCTCAGCAGAGGGCACTGCTGGAATAAAATACAGGGAACAGTGGGAGGTGGGAGATTTTACACAGCTGAGCAGTCCAGGTGAGC belongs to Oenanthe melanoleuca isolate GR-GAL-2019-014 chromosome 19, OMel1.0, whole genome shotgun sequence and includes:
- the ZNHIT3 gene encoding zinc finger HIT domain-containing protein 3, yielding MRAPGPCAVCGAGGAARYRCPRCGSAYCSVPCCRTHRERCAPEPRQQPQREAAGQVPRPDPAHGPGTSLRDILGEEDEQDRVPPEKLQLLGESEELRDLLLNPHLQQLLLTIDQAQDKSSLMRRFMQEPLFVEFADCCLSIVEPPEKENVLPE
- the LOC130260793 gene encoding lysophosphatidic acid receptor 1-B-like, giving the protein MNGFSNCSANYTRIWSHYLVLALGIPQLTINVTSVIFNGLVIVTRLAARDLHKPISILFCNLAVSDLFTSFSGFWISMLFITNPDVTIFGSQDMLAPYSLYTTSILSTIYNQVSIGIERYLAVARSMRTRFRVARHHSIAVVFISWLLAFLLGCLPLMGWNCLGAERSVSVLYSPFCVNYLVFITMPNVVVAFLVPLFTYLRIILILRKRKLRMQACGQASSTYKSAETQVARTSISIWLLALVSYAPFLAGVIFDAANRRCHTDLYPGAYIFRNCTAMLITSACLGNPVLYTLRFGALGARLKALRCPSASRVRAIDHA